One window of the Amycolatopsis mediterranei genome contains the following:
- a CDS encoding glucosyl-3-phosphoglycerate synthase translates to MSWFERRTWQEPGWTPADIVAAKGDRTVSVVLPALDEEETVGDVVASVRPLLGSVVDELIVMDSGSADATAETAAAAGARVVRREDVLPDLPPVPGKGEVLWRSLAATSGDLVVFLDSDLVEPDPAFVPSLLGPLVCESGVHLVKGFYRRPLRLESSGGGRVTELLARPVLSALRPALGGLIQPLGGEYAGTRAFLESVPFAAGYGVEIGLLLDAEARYGLDGLAQVNLGVRKHRNRSLAQLGVMSRQILGTALDRCGVLAADAPFTQFVPVDGEWLPDVTDVRVADRPPMREVLARPRG, encoded by the coding sequence GTGAGTTGGTTCGAGCGGCGTACGTGGCAGGAGCCTGGGTGGACACCCGCGGACATCGTGGCCGCGAAGGGTGACCGGACGGTTTCGGTGGTGCTACCGGCACTGGACGAAGAGGAGACCGTGGGTGACGTCGTCGCGTCGGTCCGCCCGCTTCTCGGCTCGGTCGTCGACGAGCTGATCGTCATGGACTCGGGTTCCGCCGACGCGACCGCCGAAACCGCCGCGGCCGCGGGGGCGCGGGTGGTCCGCCGCGAGGACGTCCTGCCGGACCTGCCGCCGGTGCCGGGCAAGGGCGAGGTGCTGTGGCGTTCGCTGGCCGCGACCAGCGGCGACCTCGTCGTCTTCCTCGACTCCGATCTGGTCGAGCCGGACCCGGCGTTCGTGCCGTCGCTGCTCGGGCCGCTGGTCTGCGAAAGCGGCGTCCACCTGGTCAAGGGCTTCTACCGCCGTCCGCTGCGGCTGGAGAGCAGCGGCGGCGGGCGCGTCACCGAGCTGCTGGCGCGGCCGGTGCTCTCGGCGTTGCGACCCGCCCTCGGCGGGCTGATCCAGCCCCTCGGCGGCGAGTACGCGGGCACGCGCGCGTTCCTCGAGTCGGTGCCGTTCGCCGCCGGCTACGGCGTCGAAATCGGGCTGCTGCTCGACGCCGAAGCGCGGTACGGCCTCGACGGGCTCGCGCAGGTCAACCTGGGTGTCCGCAAGCACCGGAACCGCTCGCTGGCCCAGCTCGGGGTGATGTCCCGCCAGATCCTCGGCACGGCTTTGGACCGCTGCGGCGTCCTGGCCGCCGACGCGCCGTTCACGCAGTTCGTGCCGGTGGACGGGGAGTGGCTGCCGGACGTCACGGACGTCCGCGTCGCCGACCGGCCGCCGATGCGGGAAGTGCTCGCCCGTCCTCGAGGGTGA
- a CDS encoding class I SAM-dependent methyltransferase, producing MRDLIRRSLRADRLRRSLRDKVARAVEEAVGRHFAEQSARLDDLSQEVAELRRQLPAEAGVQTERVVERVIEHISHVEHRVRRDLEFAGETEAAQRSAAFVRDHMKTARPFPSPHSTLEYGLSLAPEGGLALEFGVYSGTTLKIIAQARGGESVYGFDSFEGLPETWRAGYPAGTFDMDSLPDVPGAELVVGWFDDVLPGFLEAHPGPVDLLHVDCDLYSSTKTVLELVGPRLRPGSIVVFDEYFNYSGWQEHEHRAWLEHVEQAGIKFEYLAYTADHEQVVVKVLG from the coding sequence ATGCGCGACCTCATTCGCCGGAGCCTGCGCGCCGACCGGCTTCGCCGTTCCCTGCGTGACAAGGTCGCACGGGCGGTCGAAGAAGCGGTCGGCCGGCACTTCGCCGAGCAGTCGGCCAGACTGGACGACCTGAGCCAGGAGGTCGCCGAGCTGCGGCGGCAGCTGCCCGCGGAGGCCGGCGTCCAGACCGAGCGGGTGGTCGAGCGGGTGATCGAGCACATCAGCCACGTCGAGCACCGCGTCCGCCGTGACCTGGAGTTCGCGGGGGAGACCGAGGCGGCGCAGCGCAGTGCCGCGTTCGTCCGGGACCACATGAAGACCGCCCGTCCGTTCCCGTCGCCGCACAGCACGCTCGAATACGGCCTGTCACTCGCTCCCGAAGGTGGCCTGGCGCTCGAGTTCGGCGTGTATTCGGGCACCACGTTGAAGATCATCGCCCAGGCCCGCGGCGGCGAGTCGGTGTACGGCTTCGATTCGTTCGAAGGGCTGCCGGAAACGTGGCGCGCGGGCTACCCCGCCGGGACGTTCGACATGGACAGCCTGCCCGACGTGCCGGGTGCCGAGCTGGTCGTCGGCTGGTTCGACGACGTGCTCCCCGGCTTCCTCGAGGCGCACCCCGGTCCGGTGGACCTGCTGCACGTCGACTGTGACCTGTACTCCTCGACGAAGACCGTCCTCGAACTGGTCGGCCCGCGCCTGCGGCCGGGCTCGATCGTCGTGTTCGACGAGTACTTCAACTACTCCGGCTGGCAGGAGCACGAGCACCGGGCGTGGCTGGAGCACGTCGAGCAGGCCGGGATCAAGTTCGAGTACCTGGCGTACACGGCCGACCACGAGCAGGTCGTCGTGAAGGTGCTCGGCTGA
- a CDS encoding acyltransferase family protein: MDADNGRVLTVPPAAASSVVVDGAAAPKTAEKPARRGPVAHIGQLTGIRAVAALWVLTFHFRPELLKAFGFLYPLVPVFNVGYLGVDLFFVLSGFILTLTHLDRMAENWGPKKMAGFLWLRLSRIWPVLFFMLLVWGAYHAFSVEANNDGRLQAALDPSRFLSHVFLVHAWSTAHHDWNPVDWSLSAEWLAYLVFTVLVVILARMLVHVSSRALLVTAGVLTVPMVVIGTGFQDGSDLLWNGDTIVAGIVPLRVLTEFFAGAVVALLVMRHGSTVKLPWFLKPTTILVAIVVVVYAVQRWDPAPRFRFDQDWRINGHLMWGSTETVVVVPLFLLLIGSLAVSRRDPATRLLASRVLVWGGKISFSLYMVHWLFLDLARKMIYSKLAIPEQLSGWQSWPFRTTVLVAIGLAVLSAHLVYRFVEEPCRRIMRTLLPSSMRV; this comes from the coding sequence ATGGACGCAGACAACGGCCGTGTGCTGACGGTGCCCCCGGCCGCGGCCTCGTCGGTGGTCGTCGACGGCGCCGCCGCGCCGAAGACCGCCGAAAAGCCCGCGCGGCGCGGGCCGGTCGCGCACATCGGCCAGCTCACCGGCATCCGCGCGGTCGCCGCGTTGTGGGTGCTCACCTTCCACTTCCGGCCGGAGCTGCTGAAGGCGTTCGGGTTCCTGTACCCGCTGGTCCCCGTCTTCAACGTGGGCTACCTCGGGGTGGACCTGTTCTTCGTGCTCAGCGGCTTCATCCTGACCTTGACCCACCTCGACCGGATGGCCGAGAACTGGGGACCGAAGAAGATGGCCGGCTTCCTGTGGCTGCGGCTGTCCCGGATCTGGCCGGTGCTGTTCTTCATGCTGCTCGTGTGGGGCGCCTACCACGCTTTCTCGGTGGAGGCGAACAACGACGGCCGGCTGCAGGCCGCGTTGGACCCGTCCCGCTTCCTGTCGCACGTGTTCCTGGTGCACGCCTGGAGCACGGCCCACCACGACTGGAACCCGGTCGACTGGTCGCTGAGCGCCGAATGGCTGGCCTACCTGGTCTTCACCGTGCTGGTGGTGATCCTGGCCCGGATGCTCGTCCACGTCAGCTCCCGGGCGCTGCTGGTGACGGCCGGAGTGCTCACGGTGCCGATGGTGGTCATCGGCACGGGCTTCCAGGACGGCAGCGACCTGCTGTGGAACGGCGACACCATCGTCGCGGGGATCGTCCCGTTGCGGGTGCTCACCGAGTTCTTCGCGGGCGCGGTAGTCGCCCTGCTGGTGATGCGGCACGGTTCGACCGTGAAGCTGCCCTGGTTCCTGAAGCCGACCACGATCCTGGTGGCGATCGTCGTGGTCGTCTACGCCGTGCAGCGGTGGGACCCGGCGCCGAGGTTCCGCTTCGACCAGGACTGGCGGATCAACGGCCACCTCATGTGGGGCTCGACCGAGACCGTGGTCGTGGTGCCGCTGTTCCTGCTGCTGATCGGTTCGCTCGCGGTCAGCCGCCGGGACCCGGCGACCAGGCTGCTGGCCAGCCGGGTGCTGGTGTGGGGTGGGAAGATCTCCTTCTCGCTGTACATGGTGCACTGGCTGTTCCTCGACCTGGCGCGCAAGATGATCTACTCGAAGCTCGCCATCCCCGAACAGCTGTCCGGGTGGCAGAGCTGGCCGTTCCGCACTACCGTGCTCGTGGCGATCGGGCTGGCGGTGCTGAGTGCCCACCTGGTGTACAGGTTCGTCGAAGAGCCCTGCCGCCGGATCATGCGTACTCTGCTGCCCTCATCGATGAGGGTGTGA
- the cydC gene encoding thiol reductant ABC exporter subunit CydC has translation MSTWAFSRKDLIRLLRAALLGAAAELAALALMATAAWLLLRAAERPPLAALTVAIVAVRTLALLRGGLRYAERLAGHEVVLRWLGSLRTRVYQALLPGTRYSGGDLVTRLVSDVDALQDAVLRWLLPAGVAAIVGTAAVAVTATASMPAAATLAAGLLTAGALLPWLVIRRTTEAARASAPNRAELAERAVELVTGHRELLAAGALEEHQRRAVDVVHRITAGERAAAGRTALLTATGVLVQLVTAVGVGLLCRASVPWTAALTLAAMTAFEVVLPLIGAAARVPEIRAAASRVRAVLDEPAVPAGTRTARAGRFRLEQAGVRHPGRAPVLRDVDLDLPPGKRVGILGPSGAGKTTLLRLLLGSQPPTEGRVTLDGHPLGEYADLPKIISGAEADAHVFHTTVRENLLLAKPDATDEELAGACETAGFDLALDRETGPDGDALSGGQRQRLILARAVLAAPAVLVLDEPVEGLDPAHGDAVLKRVLAEARGSVVLVTHRPEHLDGFDEVITLEDGRALPASAAGRRRGRP, from the coding sequence GTGAGCACCTGGGCCTTCTCCCGCAAAGACCTGATCCGCCTGCTTCGCGCCGCCCTCCTCGGAGCGGCCGCCGAACTCGCCGCCCTCGCGCTCATGGCCACCGCCGCCTGGCTGCTGCTCCGCGCCGCCGAGCGGCCCCCGCTCGCCGCGCTCACCGTCGCCATCGTCGCCGTCCGCACCCTCGCCCTGCTGCGCGGTGGCCTGCGGTACGCCGAACGGCTCGCCGGGCACGAGGTCGTCCTGCGCTGGCTCGGCTCGCTGAGAACCCGTGTTTACCAAGCTCTCTTGCCCGGAACCCGGTACTCCGGCGGCGATCTGGTCACCCGGCTGGTGTCCGATGTGGACGCACTGCAGGACGCCGTCCTGCGGTGGCTCCTGCCCGCCGGGGTCGCCGCGATCGTGGGCACCGCGGCGGTCGCCGTCACCGCCACCGCGTCGATGCCGGCGGCCGCAACGCTCGCCGCCGGGCTGCTCACCGCCGGAGCCCTGCTCCCGTGGCTGGTCATCCGCCGCACCACCGAGGCCGCCCGGGCAAGCGCCCCGAACCGGGCCGAACTCGCCGAACGAGCCGTCGAGCTCGTCACCGGGCACCGGGAACTCCTCGCCGCCGGCGCACTCGAAGAACACCAGCGAAGAGCCGTGGACGTCGTGCACCGGATCACCGCCGGTGAGCGGGCGGCCGCCGGCCGGACGGCCCTGCTCACCGCCACCGGGGTGCTCGTCCAGCTGGTCACCGCCGTCGGCGTCGGGCTGCTCTGCCGTGCCTCGGTGCCCTGGACGGCCGCGCTCACCCTCGCCGCCATGACGGCCTTCGAGGTCGTCCTCCCGCTGATCGGGGCCGCCGCGCGGGTTCCGGAGATCCGCGCCGCCGCCTCCCGGGTGCGCGCCGTGCTGGACGAACCCGCCGTCCCGGCCGGGACCCGCACCGCCCGGGCAGGCCGCTTCCGGCTGGAGCAAGCCGGCGTGCGCCACCCCGGGCGGGCCCCGGTGCTCCGGGACGTCGACCTCGACCTGCCGCCGGGCAAGCGCGTCGGGATCCTCGGCCCCAGCGGTGCCGGGAAGACGACCCTCCTGCGTCTCCTGCTCGGCAGCCAGCCCCCGACCGAAGGCCGGGTGACGCTCGACGGCCACCCGCTCGGCGAGTACGCCGACCTGCCGAAGATCATCTCGGGTGCCGAAGCCGACGCGCACGTCTTCCACACGACCGTCCGCGAAAACCTCCTGCTCGCCAAACCGGACGCAACCGACGAAGAACTGGCGGGCGCCTGCGAAACCGCCGGATTCGACCTGGCCCTCGACCGCGAGACCGGCCCGGACGGCGACGCGCTGTCCGGCGGTCAGCGCCAGCGGCTGATCCTGGCCCGGGCCGTCCTGGCCGCCCCGGCGGTCCTCGTGCTCGACGAGCCCGTCGAAGGCCTCGATCCCGCCCACGGCGACGCCGTCCTGAAGCGCGTTCTCGCGGAGGCGAGGGGCAGCGTGGTGCTCGTCACCCACCGTCCCGAGCACCTCGACGGCTTCGACGAGGTCATCACCCTCGAGGACGGGCGAGCACTTCCCGCATCGGCGGCCGGTCGGCGACGCGGACGTCCGTGA
- a CDS encoding glycosyltransferase family 4 protein: protein MSTDLLAETFEVVEDRGVGLVGDGALDERERRLVIGAANYHSLVRRGATLRLTVVRALHLGYPSLTDERCLHIGWTQDRESVGSVIVRSLVAPESGTHAPDGFVDLVIDVGGKPVVQNAYQQLNGPIGKAKKLVRSRVPFQYDHLRQLRTDVVERRMRSAQLPRRLPVAGNTNYHRAATTTRPAILFGLHWLELGGAERWALDCIQLAKEAGFVPIVVTDRDSAHPWITRPEFNDTVIIPITHPIKLGTDAALFSGLFAAFDIRGIHVHHNTWLYDRLSWVKSVWPDVPVVDSQHVLEWRTGGFVDHAVQVSAMIDQHHVISPQLRDYLVHRQGIAADKVVLATLANATTAGITPDTVEAEAKSTPFTVSYIGRFHQQKRPHVFMKLAAELKKSSPVPVRFIIQGEGELADEVHALRGRLGLTDVLEVRAADHPVKDTLAETDVLVVTSENEGLTLTTFEATAAGVPVVSSDVGSQASVVPEGLLCPRHPYAFVRQAAEKIRTMMSSPEQRKRWFEEQAAKNEAFAKLPKASAWATDLYQGWKKQ, encoded by the coding sequence GTGAGTACCGATTTGCTGGCTGAGACGTTCGAAGTGGTCGAAGACCGTGGTGTCGGTCTCGTCGGGGATGGTGCCCTCGACGAGCGGGAACGCCGGTTGGTCATCGGCGCGGCCAACTACCACTCGCTGGTGCGACGCGGCGCGACACTGCGCCTGACCGTCGTCCGGGCGCTGCACCTGGGCTACCCGTCGCTGACCGACGAGCGCTGCCTGCACATCGGCTGGACCCAGGACCGCGAGTCGGTCGGTTCGGTGATCGTGCGCAGCCTGGTCGCTCCCGAATCCGGCACGCACGCTCCGGACGGGTTCGTGGACCTCGTCATCGACGTCGGCGGCAAGCCGGTGGTGCAGAACGCCTACCAGCAGCTCAACGGCCCGATCGGCAAGGCCAAGAAGCTGGTCCGCTCGCGGGTCCCGTTCCAGTACGACCACCTGCGCCAGCTGCGCACCGACGTCGTCGAGCGGCGCATGCGGTCGGCGCAGCTGCCGCGGCGGCTGCCGGTCGCCGGCAACACGAACTACCACCGCGCGGCCACCACCACCCGGCCCGCCATCCTGTTCGGCCTGCACTGGCTCGAGCTCGGCGGCGCGGAGCGCTGGGCGCTGGACTGCATCCAGCTGGCCAAGGAAGCCGGCTTCGTCCCGATCGTCGTCACCGACCGGGACTCGGCCCACCCGTGGATCACCCGGCCCGAGTTCAATGACACGGTGATCATCCCGATCACCCACCCGATCAAGCTGGGCACCGATGCCGCCTTGTTCAGCGGGCTGTTCGCGGCCTTCGACATCCGCGGCATCCACGTGCACCACAACACCTGGCTCTACGACCGGCTGTCCTGGGTGAAGTCGGTCTGGCCGGACGTCCCGGTCGTCGATTCGCAGCACGTCCTGGAGTGGCGGACCGGCGGTTTCGTCGACCACGCCGTCCAGGTCTCGGCGATGATCGACCAGCACCACGTGATCTCCCCGCAGCTGCGCGACTACCTCGTCCACCGGCAGGGCATCGCGGCGGACAAGGTGGTCCTCGCCACCCTGGCGAACGCCACCACCGCCGGGATCACCCCGGACACCGTCGAAGCCGAGGCGAAGTCCACGCCGTTCACGGTGAGCTACATCGGGCGCTTCCACCAGCAGAAGCGGCCGCACGTGTTCATGAAGCTCGCCGCCGAGCTCAAGAAGTCGTCGCCGGTCCCGGTGCGGTTCATCATCCAGGGCGAGGGCGAGCTCGCCGACGAGGTGCACGCCCTGCGCGGCCGGCTGGGCCTGACCGACGTGCTCGAGGTCCGCGCGGCGGACCACCCGGTCAAGGACACGCTGGCCGAGACCGACGTCCTGGTCGTCACCTCGGAGAACGAGGGCCTGACCCTGACGACCTTCGAGGCCACCGCCGCCGGGGTCCCGGTGGTCTCGTCCGACGTGGGCTCGCAGGCTTCGGTGGTCCCCGAGGGACTGCTGTGCCCGCGGCACCCGTACGCTTTCGTGCGGCAGGCGGCCGAGAAGATCCGGACCATGATGTCTTCGCCGGAACAGCGCAAGCGCTGGTTCGAGGAACAGGCCGCCAAGAACGAGGCCTTCGCCAAGCTGCCCAAGGCCAGCGCCTGGGCCACGGACCTGTACCAAGGGTGGAAGAAGCAGTGA
- a CDS encoding TIGR00730 family Rossman fold protein: MSEQSEFPDGQYPERPVERQKGPVVLRGDRRDQGSTTDQRLLDSRGPTDWVHTDPWRVLRIQAEFVEGFGALAEVPRAVTVFGSARTKRDNPEYELGRKIGGALANAGFAVMTGGGPGAMEAVNRGAAEAGGFSVGLGIELPFEQGLNPWVDLGVNFRYFFARKTMFIKYSQAFICLPGGFGTLDELFEALTLVQTKKVTKFPVVLFGSDYWGGLYDWIAKTVQAEGKISPHDLDLLHVTDDIDDAVRVVQESYQAWEDTH, translated from the coding sequence GTGAGTGAACAGTCTGAATTCCCCGACGGCCAGTACCCCGAGCGTCCGGTCGAGCGCCAGAAGGGCCCGGTCGTGCTGCGCGGCGACCGCCGTGACCAGGGCAGCACGACCGACCAGCGGCTGCTCGACTCGCGGGGGCCCACCGACTGGGTGCACACCGACCCGTGGCGCGTGCTGCGGATCCAGGCCGAGTTCGTCGAGGGCTTCGGCGCGCTCGCCGAGGTTCCGCGCGCGGTCACGGTGTTCGGCTCGGCCCGCACCAAGCGCGACAACCCGGAGTACGAGCTGGGCCGCAAGATCGGCGGGGCGCTGGCCAACGCCGGCTTCGCGGTGATGACCGGCGGCGGCCCGGGCGCGATGGAGGCGGTCAACCGCGGCGCGGCCGAGGCCGGCGGCTTCTCCGTCGGGCTCGGCATCGAGCTGCCGTTCGAGCAGGGCCTGAACCCGTGGGTCGACCTCGGTGTCAACTTCCGCTACTTCTTCGCCCGCAAGACGATGTTCATCAAGTATTCGCAGGCCTTCATCTGCCTGCCCGGCGGCTTCGGCACGCTCGACGAGCTGTTCGAGGCGCTGACCCTGGTGCAGACGAAGAAGGTCACGAAGTTCCCGGTGGTGCTCTTCGGCAGCGACTACTGGGGCGGCCTCTACGACTGGATCGCCAAGACCGTGCAGGCCGAGGGCAAGATCAGCCCGCACGACCTGGACCTGCTGCACGTCACCGACGACATCGACGACGCCGTCCGCGTGGTGCAGGAGTCCTACCAGGCGTGGGAGGACACGCACTGA
- a CDS encoding TIGR00730 family Rossman fold protein, with protein sequence MRRICVFCGSSMGISPRYAEQAAALGKLLAQRGIGLVYGGASVGTMGVVADAALAAGGEVIGVIPEALSSVEIAHAGLTELHVVADMHERKAKMAALSDGFLALPGGAGTLEELFEVWTWAQLGLHGKPIGLVDVDGYYAPLMTFADHMVTEGFLKDGYRQLLLADADPAALLDRFETYEPPAPPKWAKEAPGI encoded by the coding sequence ATGCGGCGGATCTGTGTCTTCTGCGGGTCGTCGATGGGCATCTCGCCGCGCTACGCCGAGCAGGCGGCCGCGCTCGGGAAGCTGCTGGCCCAGCGCGGCATCGGCCTGGTCTACGGCGGCGCGAGCGTCGGCACGATGGGCGTGGTCGCCGACGCCGCGCTGGCCGCGGGCGGCGAGGTGATCGGCGTCATCCCGGAGGCGCTCTCCAGCGTCGAGATCGCGCACGCCGGGCTGACCGAGCTGCACGTCGTCGCGGACATGCACGAGCGCAAGGCCAAGATGGCGGCCCTCTCCGACGGCTTCCTCGCGCTGCCGGGCGGCGCGGGCACCCTGGAAGAGCTGTTCGAGGTCTGGACGTGGGCCCAGCTCGGCCTGCACGGCAAGCCGATCGGCCTGGTCGACGTCGACGGGTACTACGCGCCCCTGATGACGTTCGCCGACCACATGGTCACCGAGGGCTTCCTCAAGGACGGCTACCGGCAGCTCCTGCTCGCCGACGCCGACCCGGCCGCCCTGCTCGACCGGTTCGAAACGTACGAGCCGCCCGCGCCGCCGAAGTGGGCGAAGGAAGCGCCGGGGATCTGA
- a CDS encoding glycosyltransferase family 2 protein: protein MEEAVNKVAAVVVTFNRKDKLRKVLDHVLAQSHAPEWVVVVDNASTDGTDALLASYATDPRVTVLSLSENTGGAGGFSAGMAKGYELGADFLWIMDDDCYPRPDALEELVNGLDKAEQTLGHQMPFACSVVKWTDGGICEMNNPGTTWDWGRLLSLGQQAVLVNHCSFVSVLVPRWALTRFGLPLTEYFIWFDDMEYTLRISRAAPGVQVLTSVVVHDLPENRGVNFGQINHQNVWKYEYGARNELSYRLHHENPFAAAGFAVRVLRGMAQGHVSRALRLRIVKSLLRGVKFDPKPKLPRSVL from the coding sequence GTGGAAGAAGCAGTGAACAAGGTCGCCGCGGTCGTCGTCACCTTCAACCGCAAGGACAAGCTCCGCAAGGTGCTCGACCATGTCCTCGCCCAGAGTCACGCGCCCGAGTGGGTCGTGGTCGTCGACAACGCGTCGACCGACGGCACCGACGCGCTGCTCGCGTCGTACGCGACCGACCCGCGGGTCACCGTGCTGAGCCTGTCCGAGAACACCGGCGGCGCCGGCGGCTTCTCGGCGGGCATGGCCAAGGGCTACGAGCTGGGCGCCGACTTCCTGTGGATCATGGACGACGACTGCTACCCGCGGCCGGACGCCCTCGAAGAGCTGGTCAACGGCCTCGACAAGGCCGAGCAGACCCTCGGCCACCAGATGCCCTTCGCCTGCTCCGTGGTGAAGTGGACCGACGGCGGCATCTGCGAGATGAACAACCCCGGCACGACCTGGGACTGGGGGCGGCTGCTCTCGCTCGGGCAGCAGGCGGTGCTCGTCAACCACTGCTCGTTCGTGTCCGTGCTGGTCCCGCGCTGGGCGCTGACCCGCTTCGGGCTGCCGCTGACCGAGTACTTCATCTGGTTCGACGACATGGAGTACACCCTGCGCATCTCCCGGGCCGCGCCCGGCGTCCAGGTGCTGACCAGCGTCGTCGTGCACGACCTCCCGGAGAACCGCGGGGTGAACTTCGGCCAGATCAACCACCAGAACGTCTGGAAGTACGAGTACGGCGCCCGCAACGAACTGTCCTACCGGCTGCACCACGAAAACCCGTTCGCGGCCGCCGGGTTCGCCGTCCGCGTGCTCCGGGGCATGGCGCAGGGACACGTTTCCCGCGCGCTGCGGCTGCGCATCGTGAAGAGCCTGTTGCGCGGTGTGAAGTTCGACCCGAAGCCGAAGCTGCCGCGTTCGGTGCTCTAA
- a CDS encoding lysophospholipid acyltransferase family protein, whose translation MIALLVRFVLGPLVRAVYRPAVHGVENVPLSGPVLLAANHRAALDTGVITFATPRQVKFLGKAEYFAGKGLKGKALAGFLGGLGYVPVERGNAQAGLAALEAARKVLDAGGVFAIYPEGTRSLDGRLHRGHTGVGALALATGAKVVPVALTGTENLQPKGARIPRLAKIGITFGKPLDFSRYEGQDYAPAIRRSVTDEVMYAILELSGQEYVDTYHKRPSEGVA comes from the coding sequence TTGATCGCGCTGCTTGTCCGGTTCGTGCTGGGACCGCTCGTCCGGGCGGTGTACCGGCCCGCGGTGCACGGCGTGGAGAACGTGCCGCTCAGCGGCCCGGTGCTCCTGGCGGCCAACCACCGCGCCGCCCTCGACACCGGCGTGATCACCTTCGCGACCCCGCGGCAGGTCAAGTTCCTCGGCAAGGCGGAGTACTTCGCCGGCAAGGGCCTCAAGGGCAAGGCGCTGGCCGGGTTCCTCGGCGGCCTCGGCTACGTCCCGGTCGAGCGCGGCAACGCCCAGGCCGGGCTCGCCGCTCTGGAGGCCGCCCGCAAGGTGCTCGACGCGGGCGGCGTCTTCGCGATCTACCCCGAGGGCACCCGGTCACTGGACGGCCGGCTGCACCGCGGCCACACCGGTGTCGGGGCGCTGGCCCTGGCGACCGGCGCGAAGGTGGTGCCGGTCGCGCTGACCGGCACCGAGAACCTCCAGCCGAAGGGCGCCCGCATCCCGCGCCTGGCGAAGATCGGCATCACGTTCGGCAAGCCGCTGGACTTCTCGCGCTACGAAGGCCAGGACTACGCGCCCGCCATCCGCCGGTCGGTCACCGACGAGGTGATGTACGCGATCCTGGAGCTCTCCGGCCAGGAGTACGTCGACACCTACCACAAGCGGCCGAGCGAAGGCGTGGCCTGA